A single window of Pieris napi chromosome 8, ilPieNapi1.2, whole genome shotgun sequence DNA harbors:
- the LOC125052048 gene encoding uncharacterized abhydrolase domain-containing protein DDB_G0269086-like isoform X1 — MAFKRVLFLICAITLTSAAPANREQPKRAEYDYEYENSAQVQQPAESNHYDAYLQEVKAAAGDSSKKGFSRGSGLRTIAVGSANQAKTALGNQQAAAYQAAYVAKNTLAQSASQSSATAQAALAGKQVILAGLEQQVRDAKVGLQGEEMQLQQAKRSAQSAAQAAQQAMHQVNVIQAALNAAQATSENANEAASQAAGELGAQTAMVGAARQRLQTLQEQLKGVRIDFEATQAAARKAQAAAQQAQANAAEAAAKAAAAGLGQKDSSHEEATPWTSQEEKLPSKPRNQQQSLELTISPDSRLLKPKSDLQFYLLRQKPHVHIKNNQFQFSNFNNQQLVGTPSFFQWQ, encoded by the exons ATGGCGTTTAAAAGAGTTTTGTTTCTTATAT GTGCCATCACCCTGACATCAGCAGCCCCTGCAAACCGAGAGCAACCTAAGAGAGCAGAATACGATTATGAGTATGAAAATTCAGCACAAGTCCAGCAACCCGCTGAGTCAAACCACTACGATGCCTATTTACAAGAAGTTAAAGCGGCCGCTGGTGATTCAAGCAAAAAGGGCTTCAGCCGAGGCTCTGGCTTAAGAACAATCGCTGTTGGCTCCGCTAATCAAGCGAAAACTGCGCTGGGAAATCAGCAAGCCGCTGCATACCAAGCTGCGTATGTTGCTAAGAATACACTAGCTCAATCAGCTTCACAATCCAGTGCAACGGCCCAAGCAGCGCTTGCGGGAAAACAAGTGATCCTCGCAGGGCTGGAACAGCAAGTGAGAGACGCGAAGGTTGGGCTGCAAGGAGAAGAAATGCAGCTGCAGCAGGCGAAGAGATCAGCACAATCGGCAGCGCAGGCGGCACAACAAGCTATGCATCAG gtAAACGTGATCCAAGCGGCTCTGAACGCTGCGCAAGCGACGTCGGAGAACGCGAACGAAGCCGCGTCACAGGCAGCGGGCGAACTCGGAGCTCAAACTGCCATGGTGGGGGCTGCGAGACAAAGACTGCAAACTCTGCAGGAACAACTCAAGGGTGTCAGGATTGACTTCGAGGCTACTCAGGCCGCTGCTAGGAAAGCACAG GCTGCAGCACAGCAAGCTCAAGCGAACGCAGCAGAAGCTGCAGCTAAGGCGGCAGCAGCAGGCCTCGGGCAGAAAGACTCCTCACATGAAG AGGCAACCCCATGGACGTCACAGGAAGAAAAACTGCCGTCTAAGCCTCGAAACCAACAACAGTCTTTAGAATTGACCATTTCCCCTGACTCGAGGCTATTAAAACCTAAGTCAGACCTTCAGTTTTATCTTTTACGACAAAAACCTCATgtgcatattaaaaataatcaatttcaATTTTCCAATTTCAATAATCAACAGTTAGTTGGAACGCCAAGCTTTTTTCAATGGCAATGA
- the LOC125052048 gene encoding uncharacterized abhydrolase domain-containing protein DDB_G0269086-like isoform X2 produces the protein MAFKRVLFLICAITLTSAAPANREQPKRAEYDYEYENSAQVQQPAESNHYDAYLQEVKAAAGDSSKKGFSRGSGLRTIAVGSANQAKTALGNQQAAAYQAAYVAKNTLAQSASQSSATAQAALAGKQVILAGLEQQVRDAKVGLQGEEMQLQQAKRSAQSAAQAAQQAMHQVNVIQAALNAAQATSENANEAASQAAGELGAQTAMVGAARQRLQTLQEQLKGVRIDFEATQAAARKAQAAAQQAQANAAEAAAKAAAAGLGQKDSSHEGTSSEEYRAPETQEYYQTEYQHQ, from the exons ATGGCGTTTAAAAGAGTTTTGTTTCTTATAT GTGCCATCACCCTGACATCAGCAGCCCCTGCAAACCGAGAGCAACCTAAGAGAGCAGAATACGATTATGAGTATGAAAATTCAGCACAAGTCCAGCAACCCGCTGAGTCAAACCACTACGATGCCTATTTACAAGAAGTTAAAGCGGCCGCTGGTGATTCAAGCAAAAAGGGCTTCAGCCGAGGCTCTGGCTTAAGAACAATCGCTGTTGGCTCCGCTAATCAAGCGAAAACTGCGCTGGGAAATCAGCAAGCCGCTGCATACCAAGCTGCGTATGTTGCTAAGAATACACTAGCTCAATCAGCTTCACAATCCAGTGCAACGGCCCAAGCAGCGCTTGCGGGAAAACAAGTGATCCTCGCAGGGCTGGAACAGCAAGTGAGAGACGCGAAGGTTGGGCTGCAAGGAGAAGAAATGCAGCTGCAGCAGGCGAAGAGATCAGCACAATCGGCAGCGCAGGCGGCACAACAAGCTATGCATCAG gtAAACGTGATCCAAGCGGCTCTGAACGCTGCGCAAGCGACGTCGGAGAACGCGAACGAAGCCGCGTCACAGGCAGCGGGCGAACTCGGAGCTCAAACTGCCATGGTGGGGGCTGCGAGACAAAGACTGCAAACTCTGCAGGAACAACTCAAGGGTGTCAGGATTGACTTCGAGGCTACTCAGGCCGCTGCTAGGAAAGCACAG GCTGCAGCACAGCAAGCTCAAGCGAACGCAGCAGAAGCTGCAGCTAAGGCGGCAGCAGCAGGCCTCGGGCAGAAAGACTCCTCACATGAAGGTACGAGCAGCGAAGAGTATAGGGCTCCCGAAACCCAGGAGTACTACCAGACGGAATATCAGCACCAGTAG
- the LOC125051553 gene encoding ribosome biogenesis protein NOP53, which translates to MIEEKKKKKRVSKRNKTAWRKHSDIRDVEEFLEEQRLEERLGRFDTKKDDELFIVDTQGDGDKEDKPDIKPLSAKQQRRAKLNETPRCFQILLSSSKVEDPNKKRNIVKSFGTKPTALSKLSLKRKIENGSLQKKIELVKKNMKIARERKKKSKVVRETFDKNLWGQDSLEVKGIPETLCEEFISTEAQLHNVLTKQRLRPKPPPPKTVVTRVAIETPHPGVSYNPTFKEHQELLQDVVKHEEKMMKKEAHLNRVTTKMFRKISAKSKENQWIEEMSVGFQPSRPQDESDVSDNEYRAVNAPVQNKKKDHKARRKQKEMILEKERLKRQKIDKKKITDIYKLRKLSTSISTKEKRLESEREKREIKKQAEAKTALPSLNAHKAPVKEPDFVPPEQLSGDLRSLDASTNLLRDRFESLQRRGALAASKVMMKKNRKIKSYFKAGHKVTDQDVEKYMQNLNKKVKISK; encoded by the exons aTGATTGAAgagaaaaagaagaagaaacgGGTATCGAAAAGGAATAAGACGGCATGGCGCAAACATAGTGATATTCGTGATGTAGAGGAGTTTTTAGAAGAACAAAGATTAGAAGAACGACTCGG TCGTTTTGATACTAAGAAGGATGATGAATTGTTTATCGTTGACACGCAAGGTGATGGAGATAAAGAAGACAAGCCTGATATTAAGCCATTATCTGCCAAGCAACAGAGAAGAGCCAAACTTAATGAGACTCCTAGATGTTTCCAAATATTGCTATCTTCATCTAAG gtAGAAGATCCTAACAAGAAACGTAATATTGTGAAAAGTTTTGGAACCAAACCAACTGCTTTGtctaaattatcattaaagaggaaaattgaaaatggttctttacaaaagaaaattgaacttgtaaaaaagaatatgaaaattgcaagagaaagaaagaaaaaatcaAAGGTTGTAAGAGAAACATTTGATAAGAATTTGTGGGGTCAAGATT CACTAGAAGTAAAAGGCATCCCAGAAACATTGTGTGAAGAGTTTATATCTACTGAAGCCCAGTTGCACAATGTTCTAACAAAACAacgtcttagacccaaaccaCCCCCTCCCAAGACAGTGGTCACTAGAGTTGCTATTGAGACACCACACCCTGGTGTCAGTTACAATCCTACTTTCAag gaGCATCAAGAGTTGCTTCAAGATGTTGTGAAACATGAAGAGAAAATGATGAAGAAGGAGGCTCACTTAAACCGAGTCACCACTAAAATGTTCAGAAAGATCTCTGCTAAATCTAAAGAG aacCAATGGATAGAAGAGATGAGTGTTGGTTTTCAACCTAGCAGACCTCAAGACGAATCAGACGTTAGCGACAATGAATATAGGGCGGTAAACGCACCAGtccaaaataagaaaaaagacCATAAAGCTCGGCGCAAGCAGAAAGAGATGATCTTGGAAAAAGAGAGGCTTAAACGACAGAAGAttgataaaaagaaaattactgATATTTACAA aCTCCGCAAATTGAGTACATCAATATCGACGAAAGAAAAGCGTTTGGAGTCGGAGCGCGAGAAACGTGAAATCAAGAAGCAGGCTGAGGCGAAGACGGCATTGCCTTCCCTCAACGCACATAAGGCTCCTGTTAAAGAACCAGACTTTGTTCCCCCGGAACAACTTTCTGGCGACTTACGGTCCCTGGATGCAAGCA CAAATCTCCTTCGAGATCGATTTGAGTCGCTCCAAAGACGTGGAGCACTTGCTGCTTCCAAGGTGATGATGAAAAAGAATCGTAAGATCAAGAGTTACTTCAAGGCTGGCCACAAAGTCACAGATCAAGATGTCGAGAAATACATGCAGAATCTAAATAAGAAAGTGAAAATATCAAAGTAA
- the LOC125051552 gene encoding uncharacterized protein LOC125051552 gives MRWRWSGTMNLTNIFLAILLVGFANTADGSRRAQRRKDSKNDLYIPAPSAESIQALAEAMGAAGFESYTEGKALVKRLIPSHSQPDLDIVEHQGVIGKAGIDFPALPNIPNTGFNCKNVPTGYYADLETDCQVFHICDTSRKISFLCPNGTIFSQSHLICDWWFKVDCASSPALYESSVEYYSNEQKKSQKVTKSLSKNADLQHIGETNVRAESRRASVNIPSTTERLIRHRQRLSNESPNIHTTKPSSRSYQALFNINPTQRAQATATFENKRRNLVQLISNDFGNGAVRSTLPTFYDASTRRTTIPAGDYNSIREMQEAAETASFAQNQNRQFLRDYNNKNLRPYPVYNPNLPPQSVKTKSNPSLTTLYDIKPQNGAQYTQEATTKRHTLIPYTKSYVSTINENREPYTRPGVSLLKSFIEKEKNRTVYATTEKIVKATARSGDANNISWNTAPERNPETFESSTKIPHTTRDARITASTNRFETYSTIVDALSTTEQPYQERKQRLLNKNNYDISEPTEPTLTSVSEKYYGDQPNRPGLVVPPSLTPKTLHSLAIYYATAMDNLSTEKPQEDNELTTPAFDDFETMEDGLPNIFSQQTINKYSSLFGHGSNNDELLEEIKLDPNGTYNEIMEDLSFQMSQMPLATSPQIRELAQVFTHALSAYLQDPVQFRKVLSDIRPTPPSFGDMLTATEDPTNTEPTTTINEDDDEILGFSDDHKIRDPNNSIRDPKALKIATDYTFETTTTQKPTTTPIYSTTYVPTTPTNPFRCCGRISASYTTAQTPTIPFYSPSTRSPKSYERPTTDSYTLSQYGELKNNSDNDSEKPYGYGLIPTGARTISDYTEVTNLPSAWDDDVTDSTLQPITNSHQMFESKKIKTSTTFPEPRPTYVADADSVELENEEELQRAHSQSFVSPQGNSVRQGKQLEVHNKNFVKQPSFDLEAPTIPDIDTTTIQVTTQSFTTTVKDQTEAYTTTAPVSSSVFTSPAAEKTTYEFQWPTTFDNWQSTIIDPITLNDGLSVFSRDQIVSKFNQQTDNEVSTTFSPTTTYYTTTEQAPSSTIRTEVTTTNDLGSHREGKALREPTSTEISQDLTTIADTVVEKAKEIMGGMNSTTTQKLMNVMKKTKSKTVKRLILLLVQTCDDDHNSTAEASKKALLEALMAVSQKDMEDIAKEEATETTIPDIDYIQTTQFQRRMDRIPIGSRSGKSLNIDAKAVNSLSNPTTAETQTESETTTANIIRTTFPTRRGARKFQARTTPETRATLADRPIAEARIAAQDKTQSDTRAIELLRSLYTIAAKWG, from the exons ATGCGGTGGCGGTGGAGTGGCACGATgaatttgacaaatatatttttggctATTTTGCTTGTTG GTTTTGCGAACACAGCGGATGGATCGCGACGAGCACAACGAAGAAAG GACTCAAAGAATGACCTCTACATTCCCGCCCCAAGTGCAGAGTCAATCCAAGCCTTAGCTGAGGCCATGGGCGCGGCTGGCTTCGAGAGTTATACGGAGGGAAAGGCGCTTGTCAAGAGACTCATACCGTCTCATAGCCAACCCGATCTGGACATTGTTGAACACCAAG gTGTAATCGGTAAAGCAGGCATAGACTTCCCAGCACTTCCCAATATCCCCAATACCGGATTCAATTGCAAGAACGTGCCAACAGGATATTATGCCGACTTGGAAACTGACTGCCAG GTTTTCCATATCTGTGACACCTCACGCAAGATTTCCTTCCTCTGTCCCAACGGCACCATCTTCAGCCAGTCCCACCTCATTTGTGACTGGTGGTTCAAGGTGGACTGCGCCTCCTCACCAGCGCTTTATGAATCCAGCGTCGAGTACTACTCCAACGAACAAAAAAAGTCGCAAAAGGTCACGAAAAGCCTTAGCAAGAACGCAGATCTTCAGCATATAGGCGAGACTAACGTTCGCGCAGAATCAAGGCGAGCATCTGTCAATATTCCGAGCACTACTGAAAGATTGATAAGACATAGACAAAGATTGTCCAACGAATCTCCTAACATACATACGACAAAACCATCATCCAGAAGCTATCAAGCTCTTTTCAATATCAATCCGACTCAAAGGGCCCAAGCAACTGCaacttttgaaaataaaaggaGAAATCTTGTCCAACTTATATCTAATGATTTCGGAAACGGTGCGGTTAGGAGCACTTTACCAACGTTTTATGACGCTTCGACTCGTAGAACTACAATTCCCGCTGGCGATTATAACAGCATTAGAGAAATGCAGGAGGCTGCAGAAACTGCTTCGTTTGCGCAGAATCAAAACAGACAGTTCTTAAGAgactacaataataaaaatttacgtcCTTATCCTGTGTACAACCCAAACCTGCCACCCCAATCTgttaaaactaaaagtaatCCATCCCTAACAACGTTGTACGATATCAAACCTCAAAATGGAGCACAATATACGCAGGAGGCGACCACAAAGAGACACACTTTGATCCCATACACAAAGAGCTATGTTAGTACCATTAATGAGAACCGTGAACCCTATACAAGACCTGGTGTTTCCTTGcttaaaagctttattgaaaaagaaaagaacCGCACAGTTTATGCTACGACTGAAAAAATTGTAAAGGCCACAGCAAGAAGCGGGGATGCTAATAATATCTCATGGAATACTGCCCCCGAAAGGAATCCAGAGACGTTTGAGTCATCTACGAAAATTCCTCATACAACAAGGGATGCCAGAATTACTGCTTCAACCAACAGATTCGAGACATATTCTACCATAGTTGATGCTCTGAGTACAACAGAACAACCATATCAAGAACGAAAACagagattattaaataaaaataattatgatatttcAGAGCCCACAGAGCCAACTTTGACTTCCGTTTCAGAAAAATATTACGGAGACCAACCAAACCGACCGGGTTTAGTCGTCCCACCATCCTTAACACCAAAAACACTACACTCTTTAGCTATATATTATGCAACAGCCATGGACAACCTCTCCACAGAAAAACCTCAAGAAGATAACGAACTTACAACTCCAGCTTTTGATGACTTTGAAACTATGGAGGACGGGCTACCAAATATATTTAGCCAGCAGACTATTAACAAATACAGCAGCCTGTTTGGACACGGATCTAATAATGATGAGTTATTGGAAGAAATCAAATTGGATCCAAATGGAACTTATAATGAAATTATGGAAGATTTGTCTTTTCAAATGAGCCAAATGCCGCTAGCGACCTCTCCTCAGATACGTGAACTCGCTCAAGTGTTTACACATGCACTTTCTGCCTATTTACAAGATCCTGTACAATTTAGAAAAGTTCTTTCAGACATTCGACCAACTCCTCCATCCTTCGGTGATATGTTAACCGCAACAGAGGATCCAACTAATACAGAACCAACAACCACAATAAATGAAGACGATGATGAAATATTAGGATTTTCAGACGATCACAAAATTAGAGATCCCAATAACTCTATCCGAGATCCAAAAGCATTGAAAATAGCCACTGATTACACCTTTGAAACTACAACTACACAAAAGCCCACAACGACGCCAATTTACTCAACTACTTATGTACCAACAACTCCCACAAATCCATTTAGATGTTGTGGAAGAATATCAGCGTCTTATACAACTGCTCAAACACCGACAATACCATTTTACTCTCCCAGTACACGGTCACCGAAGTCATATGAACGTCCCACGACAGATAGCTACACCTTATCACAATATGgtgaattgaaaaataattcagaTAACGATTCAGAAAAACCCTACGGCTACGGCTTAATACCCACCGGGGCTCGAACAATAAGCGACTACACTGAAGTTACAAATTTACCCTCAGCTTGGGACGATGACGTGACTGATTCAACACTTCAACCTATTACAAATTCCCATCAAATGtttgaaagtaaaaaaattaaaacttctaCTACATTCCCAGAACCCCGACCGACTTATGTCGCAGACGCTGACAGTGTTGAATTAGAAAATGAAGAAGAGTTACAAAGAGCTCACAGTCAATCATTCGTGTCACCACAAGGTAACAGTGTCAGACAAGGAAAACAACTCGAAGTGcataacaaaaattttgtaaaacagcCATCATTCGATTTAGAAGCTCCTACTATACCTGATATTGACACCACTACAATACAGGTGACTACACAAAGCTTTACGACCACAGTCAAAGATCAAACAGAAGCATATACCACAACGGCACCTGTTTCTAGTAGTGTTTTTACATCGCCGGCTGCGGAAAAGACAACATACGAATTCCAATGGCCAACTACTTTTGACAATTGGCAAAGTACCATAATTGACCCAATAACATTAAATGACGGTTTAAGTGTATTTTCTCGCGATCAAATCGTTTCAAAATTTAACCAACAAACCGACAACGAGGTTTCGACAACATTTTCCCCAACAACGACATATTACACCACGACAGAACAAGCACCTTCATCAACAATTCGTACTGAAGTAACTACAACAAATGACTTGGGTAGTCATCGAGAAGGGAAAGCTCTTAGAGAACCAACATCAACAGAAATATCACAAGATTTAACAACAATCGCCGACACCGTTGTAGAAAAAGCGAAAGAAATTATGGGAGGAATGAACTCAACAACCACGCAAAAGTTAATGAACGTCATgaagaaaactaaatcaaAGACTGTTAAACGTTTAATACTTCTATTAGTACAAACATGTGACGACGATCACAATTCGACAGCCGAAGCTTCAAAGAAGGCATTACTAGAAGCATTAATGGCAGTTTCTCAAAAAGACATGGAAGATATTGCAAAAGAAGAAGCAACAGAGACTACAATCCCTGACATAGACTATATACAAACTACTCAGTTTCAGCGACGTATGGACCGAATACCAATTGGAAGTAGAAGTGGTAAATCTCTTAATATTGACGCTAAAGCTGTCAACTCGCTGTCAAACCCGACGACAGCAGAAACACAAACTGAATCGGAAACGACCACAGCTAATATAATAAGAACTACGTTTCCAACGAGGCGAGGTGCTAGGAAGTTTCAAGCAAGGACGACACCAGAAACAAGGGCGACTTTAGCTGATCGTCCCATTGCGGAAGCGAGAATAGCAGCTCAGGACAAAACACAATCGGACACAAGAGCAATTGAATTACTACGATCATTATACACAATAGCCGCGAAATGGGGTTAA